One region of Sulfitobacter sp. THAF37 genomic DNA includes:
- a CDS encoding iron-containing alcohol dehydrogenase codes for MDFNFLSTPRIVCESGGLGRIGSLMQDLSCTRALVVTDPGILACGFADEAAASLRAAGIEVEIFHKVEADPPIAVVEAAVEVARAFGADGIIGLGGGSSLDTAKVIAAAVANDQPITDMIGINQVTDKRLPLIQVPTTAGTGSEVTWVSVLTSESHEKKAVYAPQLLPDVALLDAKLTLGMPRHITAATALDAMVHAIEAVTSRTRKNPISDGMADKALVLLGQNLPIVMETPSDLSAREAMLLGATLAGMAFINASVGAIHALSYPLGTGFKVPHGHANALVAGPVMRFNMPVAEAEYARLSRLLLPSRPFNSDAAAAHGLIDEMERMLVESGLESRLSGVGVTEAAIPGMANEVVTGITRLLETNPRDMTAEDVSRLYQEAL; via the coding sequence ATGGACTTCAATTTCCTTTCCACCCCGAGGATCGTCTGCGAGAGCGGTGGGCTTGGCCGGATCGGCAGCCTGATGCAAGATTTGTCTTGCACCCGTGCGCTGGTCGTGACGGACCCGGGCATATTGGCCTGTGGTTTTGCGGACGAGGCAGCCGCCTCACTTAGGGCTGCTGGCATCGAGGTTGAGATTTTTCATAAAGTCGAAGCGGACCCCCCGATCGCTGTCGTCGAGGCCGCGGTAGAGGTCGCGCGGGCCTTTGGTGCTGACGGAATCATCGGACTTGGCGGCGGCAGTTCACTGGACACTGCCAAGGTCATCGCAGCGGCGGTAGCCAACGATCAACCGATTACGGACATGATCGGGATTAATCAGGTCACCGATAAACGCTTGCCACTGATCCAGGTGCCAACCACGGCAGGGACCGGATCAGAGGTAACATGGGTGTCCGTGCTGACTTCGGAAAGCCACGAAAAAAAAGCGGTATATGCACCGCAGCTTCTGCCTGACGTTGCCTTGCTAGATGCAAAGCTAACATTGGGAATGCCTCGTCACATCACAGCGGCCACGGCGTTAGACGCAATGGTTCACGCCATTGAGGCAGTAACCAGTCGCACCAGAAAGAATCCCATTTCCGATGGAATGGCGGACAAAGCGCTGGTGCTTCTCGGTCAGAACTTACCAATCGTCATGGAAACGCCTTCGGACCTGTCAGCGCGAGAGGCCATGCTGTTGGGGGCGACACTGGCTGGGATGGCCTTCATTAATGCCAGCGTGGGGGCGATTCATGCCTTGTCATACCCACTTGGAACAGGTTTCAAGGTTCCTCACGGGCACGCAAACGCTCTGGTCGCAGGACCAGTGATGAGGTTCAACATGCCCGTTGCAGAAGCTGAATATGCTCGTCTATCGCGGTTACTACTGCCCTCGCGGCCTTTCAACTCTGATGCGGCTGCGGCCCATGGCCTGATCGACGAGATGGAACGGATGCTAGTCGAAAGCGGACTTGAGTCTCGACTTTCTGGTGTCGGAGTGACCGAGGCAGCCATTCCCGGAATGGCTAATGAGGTCGTGACCGGTATCACGCGATTGCTGGAGACCAACCCGCGCGACATGACAGCCGAAGATGTGTCGCGCCTCTATCAGGAGGCGCTTTGA
- a CDS encoding IclR family transcriptional regulator yields the protein MRPRKDRTKDAEKQDRDFVTALARGLELLRAFRREGEALGNGELAERTGLSRSTVSRLAYTLNKLEYLSYDPDTARYRLAPPVLSLGFSCLAGIPLRQLAKPFMQELADYTGMPVAMASRDRLSMVYLERCKGTNAVTLAIEVGAHIKLATTAVGRACIAAHDPDERARILALVEEHEGDNWPNVQPGIEAAIADYQQHGYCTSFTEWKRDVNAVAVPFVPKDGSPIIAFNCGGPSQTLTRDWIESDVAHRLVDLVRRVAAVAP from the coding sequence GTGAGACCAAGGAAAGACCGCACCAAGGATGCCGAGAAACAGGATCGCGATTTTGTCACGGCGTTGGCGCGCGGCTTGGAGCTGTTGCGGGCCTTTCGGCGGGAAGGGGAGGCTCTGGGGAACGGTGAGTTGGCCGAGCGCACTGGCCTGAGCAGATCGACGGTCTCCCGGCTGGCCTATACACTGAACAAGCTGGAATACCTCAGCTACGACCCGGATACAGCACGTTATCGACTGGCCCCTCCAGTGCTTTCGTTGGGTTTCTCCTGCCTTGCAGGGATTCCGCTGCGGCAACTGGCGAAGCCCTTTATGCAGGAGCTGGCTGATTACACAGGCATGCCGGTGGCCATGGCCAGTCGTGACCGGCTATCGATGGTCTATCTGGAGCGGTGCAAGGGCACTAATGCCGTCACGCTGGCGATCGAGGTTGGTGCCCATATTAAACTGGCCACGACCGCGGTTGGTCGCGCCTGCATAGCGGCGCACGACCCGGATGAGCGGGCCAGAATTCTGGCCCTTGTGGAGGAACATGAAGGCGACAACTGGCCGAATGTGCAGCCCGGAATCGAAGCAGCTATCGCAGACTACCAACAGCACGGTTACTGCACGTCCTTCACGGAGTGGAAACGTGATGTGAACGCTGTAGCGGTGCCCTTCGTGCCGAAGGACGGCTCACCCATTATTGCCTTCAACTGCGGTGGCCCTTCGCAAACCCTTACGCGCGACTGGATCGAAAGCGACGTCGCGCACCGCCTTGTCGATCTTGTCCGCCGCGTTGCGGCGGTCGCACCCTGA
- a CDS encoding CaiB/BaiF CoA-transferase family protein — protein MAGSLDGIKVVDLSRVLGGPYCTQMLADHGAEVIKVEPPLGDETRSWGPPFNDELSAYFSGANRNKRSIAIDLQQPEGRDLILRFLQDADVLVHNFKSGTLEKWGLGYADVLRARFPRLVLCHVTGFGSDGPLGGFPGYDAVVQAMTGLMSINGNPSEGPTRMGTPIVDIGTGLIACNAILAALLERGRSGLGQAIEVPLYDCAISMMHPQAANSLMSGQIPMATGNGHPNIVPYDMFETSNGKLYLAIGNNGQFAKLCDVLGLPEVPCDPRFADNAARLAHRSEMTEVLSECLVQHDAFKLEPVLLKAGIPAGVVRNVNEALEHPHTRHRGMVVSVGTYRGTGVPARLSRTPGAVRAAPPRFGQHSRELLSEAGLTEAEIDRLTQANIVREEPRMRETT, from the coding sequence ATGGCTGGCTCATTGGACGGGATCAAGGTGGTCGACCTCAGCCGCGTGCTGGGCGGGCCTTACTGCACCCAAATGCTTGCGGATCATGGCGCTGAGGTCATCAAGGTGGAGCCGCCTCTGGGCGACGAGACCCGCAGTTGGGGCCCGCCTTTCAATGATGAACTCAGCGCTTATTTCTCTGGCGCCAACCGCAACAAGCGGTCCATCGCTATCGATCTGCAGCAACCGGAAGGGCGCGACCTGATTTTGCGGTTTCTTCAGGATGCGGATGTTTTAGTTCACAATTTTAAGTCTGGTACTCTTGAAAAATGGGGGCTTGGTTATGCTGATGTTCTCAGGGCACGTTTTCCTAGACTGGTACTCTGCCATGTGACTGGATTTGGTTCCGATGGCCCACTTGGCGGTTTTCCCGGCTATGACGCCGTGGTACAAGCTATGACGGGCCTCATGAGCATCAACGGCAATCCCTCCGAAGGCCCGACACGCATGGGTACGCCCATCGTGGACATCGGCACCGGTCTGATCGCCTGTAACGCTATTCTCGCCGCACTTTTGGAACGGGGCCGGTCCGGATTGGGCCAAGCCATCGAAGTGCCGCTATATGATTGCGCGATCAGCATGATGCATCCCCAAGCGGCTAATTCCCTCATGTCCGGACAGATACCAATGGCGACCGGCAATGGGCATCCAAATATCGTACCATACGACATGTTCGAAACAAGTAATGGCAAACTCTATCTGGCTATCGGTAACAATGGTCAGTTCGCAAAACTCTGTGACGTGCTTGGCCTACCTGAGGTGCCCTGCGATCCACGATTTGCCGACAATGCCGCGCGTCTTGCGCATCGGTCAGAGATGACAGAGGTCTTGTCAGAGTGCCTGGTGCAACATGACGCCTTCAAACTTGAGCCGGTGCTTTTGAAAGCTGGGATTCCCGCCGGAGTCGTTCGGAATGTGAATGAAGCGTTGGAGCATCCACACACCCGACATCGCGGCATGGTGGTATCAGTTGGCACCTACCGCGGCACCGGCGTGCCAGCACGCTTGTCGCGTACCCCCGGAGCGGTTCGCGCGGCACCGCCTCGCTTCGGGCAGCATAGTAGGGAGTTGCTTAGCGAGGCTGGACTGACAGAAGCTGAAATCGATAGATTGACTCAAGCGAATATCGTTCGAGAAGAACCGCGGATGCGCGAGACGACCTAA
- a CDS encoding IS3 family transposase (programmed frameshift): MAKRRNFTDQFKAKVALEALRGDKTVQEIAAKHQLHPNQVSTWKRQAIEGMADVFSGGKQSGPTEAEVKELHAKIGRLAVENDFLSEGLKPMSPGKKRAMINRDHPKLSISQQCKLVSLSRSAFYYTPAGIDADTLSMMKEIDRVFTKYPFFGSRQIAAYLRREGIVVGRHRVRRLMAKMGLEAVYKRPRTSQPHPQHPVFPYLLRKMVIDRPNQVWCADITFVPVRNGFLYLVAIMDWATRKVLSWRLSNTMHADFCVEALSEAIARYGPPEIMNTDQGSQFTGSAWITTLTEAGVRISMDGRGRYLDNIFIERLWRSLKQEAIYLEEINEGFRARRVIKGWMAFYNTSRPHSALDRQTPDDAYWAGLEERHAA, translated from the exons ATGGCAAAGCGCCGGAACTTTACAGATCAGTTTAAGGCCAAGGTGGCGTTGGAAGCGCTGCGTGGCGACAAGACCGTGCAGGAGATCGCGGCGAAGCATCAGTTGCACCCAAATCAGGTCAGCACATGGAAGCGGCAGGCCATCGAGGGCATGGCCGATGTGTTCTCGGGTGGCAAGCAGAGCGGCCCGACCGAGGCGGAAGTAAAGGAACTTCACGCCAAGATCGGGAGGCTGGCGGTCGAGAACGATTTTTTGTCGGAAGGGCTGAAGC CGATGAGCCCTGGAAAGAAACGCGCGATGATCAACCGGGATCACCCCAAGCTGAGCATCAGCCAGCAGTGCAAGCTGGTGAGCCTGAGCCGGTCGGCGTTCTACTACACGCCCGCCGGGATCGACGCCGACACGCTGTCGATGATGAAAGAGATCGACCGGGTGTTCACCAAATACCCATTCTTCGGGTCGCGCCAGATCGCGGCCTATCTGCGCCGGGAAGGCATTGTTGTTGGCCGCCATCGCGTCAGGCGATTGATGGCGAAGATGGGTCTTGAAGCGGTCTACAAGCGCCCACGAACCAGCCAGCCGCATCCTCAGCACCCGGTCTTCCCGTATCTGCTGAGGAAGATGGTGATTGACCGACCGAACCAGGTCTGGTGCGCCGATATCACCTTTGTGCCAGTCAGAAATGGCTTCCTCTATCTGGTGGCAATCATGGACTGGGCGACGCGCAAGGTGCTGAGCTGGCGGTTGTCGAACACGATGCACGCCGACTTCTGCGTCGAAGCACTGAGCGAGGCCATCGCCAGGTACGGCCCGCCTGAGATCATGAACACAGATCAGGGATCGCAGTTCACCGGATCGGCCTGGATCACGACGCTGACCGAGGCGGGCGTGCGCATCTCGATGGACGGGCGCGGGCGTTACCTCGACAACATCTTCATCGAACGCCTCTGGCGATCCCTGAAGCAGGAGGCCATCTATCTCGAAGAAATCAATGAAGGCTTCCGGGCCCGTCGTGTCATCAAGGGCTGGATGGCATTCTATAACACCAGCCGACCCCATTCCGCGCTTGATCGGCAGACGCCGGACGACGCATATTGGGCAGGCTTGGAAGAGCGACACGCAGCATGA
- a CDS encoding FAD-dependent oxidoreductase codes for MPVELSFSNDAAILTIDNSPLNLINAEVRAGIQHCIFKVLETGATRLIITGTGTTFVAGADAKEFGKLPVDPQLNDVLMQLAHLPIPTIAAINGAALGGGLEIALACCYRIASTSAKLGLPEVNLGIVPGAGGTQRLPRLIGIEAALDMIVTGKAVSAEQALKMGLIQLLADDPLGAAIALDDDVLEAAQAPDNLPSPKPNHVAAEVARAHVARRMPGQNAPQVAVNLVATSATTPLHDALASERSAFLDLRTSDQARALRHVFFTERTATNKGRAYPRPSRDAETAIVVGGGNMGAAIAYTLATAGISVTVVERSASSAEWASKNLQKLIDQGISRGILSVDAAKTVEDRLVTVSGYDALPPTDLAIEAAFEDFAVKTAILTELEGALPPETIIATNTSYLDVNRLSDGLKHPARFVGMHFFSPAHIMKLLEVVRSDRTSDGTLGAALVLAHRLGKIPVLSGVCDGFIGNRILSSYRRAANRLLVEGANVDEIDAAMRGFGMAMGPYAAQDMSGLDIAYANIRRKAVAEGNCCGHVPLVERLVEKHKRLGRKSGAGWYDYGPDGKPSHSELVASEILRVSEEMNFTRREFSADEIVERLLLTMVAEACDILDEGVAEKPQDIDLVMIHGYGFPRWRGGLMHHAKNIGKDRLTALFSAHVKEDPCGWRVPRYLERVFATGEEHVSMFPTITGR; via the coding sequence ATGCCTGTTGAATTAAGCTTCTCAAATGACGCAGCAATTCTGACCATAGACAATTCGCCGCTTAACCTAATCAACGCGGAGGTTCGGGCTGGAATACAACACTGTATCTTCAAAGTCCTCGAAACTGGGGCTACCAGGCTGATTATCACCGGCACAGGAACGACCTTCGTCGCGGGCGCGGATGCGAAGGAATTCGGTAAGTTGCCTGTTGATCCACAACTAAATGATGTGCTGATGCAACTTGCACACCTCCCGATTCCTACTATCGCAGCAATCAACGGGGCTGCGCTTGGTGGGGGACTAGAGATTGCTCTGGCTTGCTGCTATCGCATCGCCTCAACTTCTGCCAAACTGGGCTTGCCAGAGGTAAACTTGGGGATCGTGCCTGGCGCAGGGGGAACCCAAAGACTGCCGCGACTTATCGGTATTGAAGCTGCGCTTGACATGATTGTCACCGGGAAGGCTGTTTCCGCCGAGCAGGCACTGAAAATGGGACTGATCCAGCTGCTAGCCGATGACCCGCTTGGCGCGGCCATAGCTCTCGATGACGATGTACTTGAGGCGGCACAGGCACCCGACAATCTTCCTTCACCAAAGCCAAACCACGTCGCAGCGGAAGTCGCCCGAGCGCATGTAGCGCGGCGTATGCCTGGCCAGAATGCCCCGCAGGTTGCGGTGAACCTAGTCGCGACCAGTGCGACGACGCCGCTGCACGACGCACTAGCCAGCGAGCGCTCTGCGTTTTTGGACCTTCGTACCTCGGATCAGGCGCGGGCCCTTAGGCACGTTTTCTTCACCGAGCGTACCGCAACCAACAAGGGGCGCGCCTACCCCCGACCTTCCCGAGATGCTGAAACCGCCATCGTGGTCGGTGGTGGCAATATGGGCGCAGCTATTGCGTACACGCTGGCGACCGCAGGGATCTCGGTGACTGTCGTCGAACGTAGTGCCTCGTCCGCCGAGTGGGCCAGTAAAAACCTGCAAAAGCTGATTGATCAGGGTATCAGTCGCGGTATTCTGTCCGTCGATGCGGCAAAGACGGTTGAAGACCGGCTGGTTACGGTCTCAGGCTATGACGCTCTGCCACCAACCGATCTAGCAATCGAGGCGGCCTTCGAGGATTTTGCGGTTAAGACCGCGATCCTGACCGAACTCGAAGGCGCACTGCCACCCGAGACCATCATTGCCACAAACACATCCTATCTCGATGTAAATCGGCTCTCTGATGGGTTGAAACACCCGGCACGCTTTGTAGGGATGCATTTCTTCAGTCCTGCGCATATTATGAAACTTCTGGAAGTCGTCAGGAGCGACCGAACGTCAGACGGAACATTAGGTGCAGCACTTGTGCTGGCGCACAGGCTTGGTAAAATCCCGGTACTGTCTGGTGTTTGCGATGGCTTCATCGGAAACCGAATTTTGTCGAGCTACCGTCGCGCCGCTAATCGCCTTCTGGTGGAGGGGGCTAATGTCGACGAGATCGACGCGGCTATGCGCGGATTCGGTATGGCGATGGGTCCATATGCTGCACAGGACATGTCGGGGCTGGACATCGCCTACGCGAATATCCGTCGCAAGGCAGTTGCCGAAGGGAACTGCTGTGGTCACGTGCCCTTGGTCGAGCGGCTGGTCGAAAAGCACAAACGCCTAGGACGCAAATCGGGCGCCGGATGGTACGACTATGGGCCAGACGGCAAACCCTCACATTCGGAGCTGGTCGCTAGCGAAATACTCCGTGTCTCAGAAGAAATGAACTTCACTCGCCGCGAGTTCTCAGCTGACGAAATCGTAGAAAGGCTCTTGCTCACAATGGTGGCGGAAGCCTGCGATATCCTTGACGAAGGCGTAGCAGAAAAACCGCAAGACATCGACCTAGTAATGATTCACGGCTACGGATTTCCCCGCTGGCGGGGAGGCCTGATGCACCACGCCAAAAATATCGGCAAGGATCGGTTGACCGCGCTCTTCAGCGCGCATGTCAAAGAGGATCCTTGCGGCTGGAGGGTGCCTCGTTATTTAGAAAGAGTTTTCGCGACCGGGGAGGAACATGTCAGCATGTTTCCCACGATCACCGGCAGATAA
- a CDS encoding AraC family transcriptional regulator, whose protein sequence is MERLLISPDRIPEWIPGTTTLDSSGCNWNGITLKGYRYERQDAAIPPMRDYMIVAYDGAPTTMRRTSGGPWQSARVEKGRISLLTRAEESTWSWSEPITVRHVYLSHSELENTALSVFDRDPKSIEINDCLSAKDPCILNCIQLLENELKNGGIGQRLIIDALRIQIAVHLLRQYAKVSLTSDANSNFSPAQRQRIIDLVESCLGENLSLEDMAASIGFSQFHFSRQFKAEFGLAPYAYVLRKRISKAQEMLRKGNAPLKVVALDCGFADQSHFSRTFRKMTGATPAEFRRMA, encoded by the coding sequence ATGGAAAGACTGCTCATATCACCGGACCGGATACCCGAATGGATTCCCGGCACGACTACGTTGGACAGTTCCGGGTGCAACTGGAACGGCATTACCCTGAAGGGCTATCGTTATGAGCGACAAGACGCGGCAATTCCCCCCATGCGCGACTATATGATTGTTGCATATGATGGCGCGCCAACCACTATGCGCCGCACGAGTGGCGGCCCATGGCAAAGCGCGCGCGTAGAGAAAGGTAGGATTTCCTTGCTCACGCGTGCAGAGGAATCCACTTGGAGTTGGTCCGAGCCTATCACGGTTAGACACGTCTATCTCAGTCACAGTGAACTCGAAAACACGGCCCTTTCGGTCTTTGATCGTGACCCGAAGTCCATTGAGATCAATGATTGTCTGTCTGCGAAGGACCCCTGTATCCTGAACTGCATCCAATTGCTAGAGAATGAGCTAAAGAACGGTGGAATCGGCCAGAGATTGATCATCGACGCCCTGCGCATCCAGATCGCCGTTCACCTTCTGCGTCAGTACGCCAAGGTCTCTTTGACCAGCGACGCAAACTCGAACTTCAGCCCTGCTCAAAGGCAGAGAATCATCGATCTCGTTGAAAGCTGCTTAGGTGAAAACCTCAGTCTGGAAGACATGGCCGCATCTATCGGTTTCAGCCAGTTTCACTTTTCGCGTCAGTTCAAGGCGGAGTTTGGGTTGGCACCGTATGCATATGTTTTGCGCAAGCGAATATCGAAGGCCCAGGAGATGCTGAGAAAGGGTAATGCCCCCCTGAAAGTGGTCGCGCTTGACTGCGGTTTTGCAGATCAGAGTCATTTTAGTCGAACTTTTCGAAAAATGACAGGCGCGACCCCCGCCGAATTCCGGCGCATGGCATAA
- a CDS encoding thioesterase family protein yields the protein MNVPETEFKPRFAFERRIFFGDCDQLGIAFTGRITNFALEAIETFWDDLLSGRGWLFLLTERNTAMPFVSMDLQFHAPVKAGANLACEVYVVHVGESSVGLKVVGRQHDLICFECETKSVFRDASTFGKVKIESSIRQILLAEVGSENQTVS from the coding sequence ATGAATGTACCAGAAACAGAATTTAAACCACGATTTGCCTTCGAACGCAGGATTTTCTTTGGCGACTGTGACCAGCTGGGAATCGCCTTTACTGGCCGGATCACGAATTTCGCGCTGGAAGCGATCGAGACTTTCTGGGACGATTTGCTTTCAGGCCGGGGCTGGCTTTTTCTACTCACGGAAAGAAACACGGCCATGCCTTTTGTCTCTATGGACCTACAATTCCATGCGCCGGTGAAAGCAGGCGCGAACCTAGCATGCGAGGTCTATGTGGTCCATGTCGGGGAAAGTTCAGTTGGTCTAAAAGTTGTCGGCCGTCAGCATGACTTGATTTGCTTCGAATGCGAAACGAAGTCAGTTTTCCGAGATGCTTCAACATTTGGAAAAGTCAAAATTGAAAGCTCAATTCGGCAGATTTTGCTCGCGGAAGTGGGTTCGGAAAATCAAACAGTGAGCTAG
- a CDS encoding NAD-dependent succinate-semialdehyde dehydrogenase → MKEMNYPTIQHLIGRDWIASPTPEDRAVINPANGQTIGQIPQASAADLDHAVHSAESAFRRWKNSSPMERSAILRRFADLLRQNDRLIAGWITLDEGKPLAEALAEVRASADHVDWHAEECRRIYGRIIPSRSPRVQQLVVREPIGVCLAITPWNFPLSQAVRKVAAALASGCTMILKAPAEAPAGCMAIARYLLDAGLPEGCLNLVWGNAAFISETLIARPEVRKITFTGSVEVGKHLAELAGRHMKRATMELGGHAPVLVFDDTDATAAARALAVNKLRNAGQVCIAPTRFYVQQGIYDRFLSELVSAFESVKVGAGLAEGTQMGPLCHRGRVNAMEKLVEDARENGARVLTGGKRLGNHGNFYAPTIVDTPNDDIDLMREEPFGPIAVVSSFRDIEDGLSRANGLPFGLASYVFTNSLERADKAAAGLQAGMVSINQFGLALPETPFGGVRDSGYGTEGGTETFEGYLITKFISRNRAPVL, encoded by the coding sequence ATGAAAGAAATGAATTATCCGACCATCCAGCACCTCATCGGACGAGACTGGATCGCTTCTCCCACGCCAGAGGATCGTGCAGTCATAAACCCTGCAAACGGGCAAACTATCGGACAGATTCCGCAGGCTAGCGCCGCAGATCTAGACCATGCGGTTCACTCGGCCGAATCAGCTTTTCGCCGATGGAAAAACAGCTCTCCCATGGAACGAAGTGCGATTTTGCGGCGGTTTGCCGACCTGCTGCGCCAAAATGACAGACTGATCGCTGGCTGGATCACTCTCGATGAAGGCAAGCCGCTGGCTGAGGCTTTGGCTGAGGTCCGCGCCTCGGCTGACCACGTTGACTGGCACGCCGAGGAATGTCGGCGCATTTATGGGCGCATCATTCCATCACGCAGCCCGCGGGTACAGCAGCTTGTCGTGCGCGAACCGATAGGCGTCTGCCTTGCCATCACGCCTTGGAATTTTCCGCTGAGCCAAGCGGTACGCAAGGTCGCGGCGGCGCTTGCGTCAGGTTGCACGATGATCTTAAAAGCCCCGGCAGAGGCTCCGGCGGGTTGCATGGCAATTGCTCGCTATCTGCTGGATGCAGGATTGCCCGAAGGCTGTCTGAACCTTGTCTGGGGTAATGCGGCCTTCATTTCGGAAACTCTAATTGCGCGCCCCGAGGTGCGCAAAATCACCTTCACCGGTTCGGTCGAGGTGGGCAAGCATCTGGCAGAATTGGCTGGCCGCCATATGAAGCGGGCGACGATGGAGCTCGGCGGTCACGCGCCCGTATTGGTGTTCGACGACACCGATGCCACGGCCGCGGCGCGCGCCTTGGCGGTCAACAAGCTGCGCAATGCAGGCCAGGTGTGCATCGCCCCAACCCGGTTTTACGTACAACAAGGCATCTACGATCGATTTCTGTCCGAACTAGTTTCAGCATTTGAGAGCGTAAAGGTGGGCGCTGGTTTAGCCGAAGGCACGCAGATGGGACCATTGTGTCATCGCGGACGCGTGAATGCGATGGAAAAGCTCGTCGAGGATGCCCGCGAAAACGGCGCACGGGTGTTGACGGGAGGCAAAAGGCTTGGAAATCATGGTAACTTCTATGCCCCGACAATCGTCGATACGCCCAACGACGACATTGACTTGATGCGCGAAGAACCCTTCGGCCCGATTGCTGTCGTCTCGTCTTTTCGTGACATAGAGGACGGACTGTCGCGGGCCAACGGGCTACCCTTCGGGCTGGCGTCCTATGTCTTTACCAATTCGTTAGAGCGTGCAGATAAAGCAGCTGCGGGTTTGCAGGCAGGTATGGTAAGCATCAACCAGTTCGGCCTCGCTCTGCCCGAGACTCCGTTTGGAGGCGTGAGAGACAGCGGCTATGGGACTGAAGGCGGGACGGAAACCTTCGAAGGCTATCTCATTACCAAATTTATCTCGCGCAATCGCGCGCCAGTGCTGTGA
- a CDS encoding acyl-CoA dehydrogenase family protein, with the protein MALDKDTLSQFLDALDRFVKERLIPYEDRVADEDVIPPMLVDEIRMMGLFGMSIPEDFGGLGLSMIEEVQAAFVLGQASPAFRSLVGTNNGIGSQGIIIDGTDEQKAQYLPALASGDMIASFALTEPDAGSDAGSLRTTARRDGNDFLLNGTKRYITNAPRADLFTVFARTNPEAEGSAGVSAFLVEAGTPGITLGQPDRKMGQKGSHTCDVILDNVRVPAANIIGGPDRLNKGFKTAMKVLDRGRLHISAVCVGAAERLIRDSLSYAMERKQFGEPIAEKQLIQAMLADSRAEAFAARCMIEETARRKDAGQNVSTDAACCKMFASEMVGRVADRAVQIHGGAGYMAEYAVERFYRDVRLFRIYEGTTQIQQILIARNMIRTAAA; encoded by the coding sequence ATGGCCCTTGATAAAGATACCCTTTCCCAGTTTCTCGACGCGCTCGACCGCTTCGTGAAAGAGCGACTAATCCCTTACGAGGATCGCGTCGCCGACGAGGATGTGATTCCGCCGATGCTGGTCGATGAAATCCGCATGATGGGCCTTTTCGGCATGTCGATCCCGGAAGATTTCGGCGGGCTCGGCTTGTCGATGATAGAGGAAGTGCAAGCCGCTTTCGTTCTTGGCCAGGCTTCGCCTGCGTTCCGGTCGCTAGTTGGCACCAACAACGGGATCGGCTCTCAGGGAATCATCATCGATGGAACCGACGAGCAGAAGGCGCAGTATCTACCAGCTCTCGCGTCCGGAGATATGATCGCATCCTTCGCCCTAACCGAGCCAGATGCTGGGTCGGATGCTGGCAGTCTGCGCACTACGGCGCGGCGTGACGGTAACGATTTCCTTCTGAACGGCACGAAACGCTACATTACCAATGCACCGCGTGCCGATCTATTCACGGTTTTTGCCCGGACCAATCCAGAGGCGGAAGGTTCTGCCGGCGTAAGCGCCTTTCTCGTCGAGGCAGGGACGCCAGGCATAACGCTTGGCCAGCCTGACAGGAAGATGGGGCAGAAGGGCTCGCACACATGCGACGTCATCCTTGACAATGTCCGCGTGCCTGCCGCGAACATTATCGGCGGGCCGGACCGTCTGAACAAGGGCTTTAAGACAGCAATGAAAGTCCTTGACCGGGGCCGACTGCATATTTCTGCCGTCTGTGTGGGCGCCGCCGAACGGCTGATCCGTGACAGCCTATCCTATGCGATGGAACGCAAACAATTCGGTGAACCCATCGCTGAAAAGCAACTGATCCAAGCCATGCTGGCTGACAGTCGCGCCGAGGCCTTCGCAGCGCGTTGCATGATCGAAGAAACAGCACGCCGCAAGGACGCTGGTCAGAACGTGTCGACTGATGCTGCCTGCTGCAAGATGTTTGCCAGTGAGATGGTAGGTCGAGTGGCCGATCGCGCAGTGCAAATCCACGGCGGTGCAGGATACATGGCCGAATATGCGGTCGAGCGCTTCTATCGCGATGTGCGTCTCTTCCGCATCTACGAGGGGACAACCCAGATTCAGCAAATACTGATCGCGCGGAATATGATCCGCACTGCAGCAGCTTAA